The nucleotide window TGCTTATAACTAAAATTGCAATGGTCGTAACTTGTAATTTATATTATTGATGATTGCAATAAATGCCTTTGATCAAGTAAGCAACCTATGATCAACACTCAAGATTTTTGGTAGATTTTTTTCATACTAGACAATACAACACCAATGTATATTGGACAAGCAAAACCACAATAAATAGATGAAAAGTTGTGTTAGCAGAATCAGAAGAGAATTTTTTCTAAGAAAGCACAAGGTCAACATTTTGCTGACAGTAAGAATTAGAAGAGCCTTAGGGCACTAAGactaagaaacatttatacaacTCCAGAAAGATCTAAACTCATGCAGCAAGGATACATGATACATCAATAAAGCTCATGGATACACAACATCACAACTACAAATATGAATTTTCAGGTTCACTACTCACCGGTCGCTTTCCATAAATGTCACCAGACACACTGATCATATGAAGCAAAGGTCTTGATCATCGAGCCCTTCCAACAATGGATTCTTGGCAGATCTAGGGGCAGCTGATTACGTACTCCAAAGTTGATATAATCAAGATAATAACCCTACATATGATTTCAAAGGCATCACTAAAACATGCTGCATAACCAAAAAATAGACAACTGAATAAAGGAAAAAAATACAAATATAGGCACACTTACAGCTAGAAAGTATCTGCAACCACCAATTGTACTCCGATGCTTCTTTCTGTAGTTTGTAATGGAAGAAAACATCCAATCATAGATGAACTTTGACCAATTCCATTCTTTCACCTTAGATACATCAATCAATGCACCTAGATACTGCAGGGCTCGGATAAGTACTAGAATTAGCACAAAGAAATGTAGACAAGGCTACAACCATGAAGTATCGAAGCACGTCATCATCAGATAACGTGCCTCCTACCAACTTGTCCCCAAATGTCTTGATCATGGGCAAAGAGGGCTCTTTGATTGCTGAAAGGAAGTTGCTCTTCGTAGACTCAGTATAATTCTCCTTAATATCTTCACCATCATTTGGAAGCCCTAAAAAGAGATGGACTGACAATGGATCCAATGGAATCACTTTCCCTCCAACTACTATGTCACTACAACTCACATCTACTTGATCTACTATCCATTGCACAAAGCCTCTGGGTGCTGAGCAACCATCGTACTCTAGTAAAATTCCAAAGCCATGATGCCTGATAATTTTCTTTTTGCGCTCATCCAACTTTGCTATTATCTTTTCTCCAAAGTACTTGCTATTAAACCTACTTCCTGGTCTCTCTGATGTACCTGCAGCGCCACTCAATTTCCCTTTACCTCTACCTCTAACTGTTCTGATACTCTGTAAAACaatgcaacaaaaaagaaaatctGGTTAGGATACTAGAATCACTAAACATGGTGACAAATTTAGCAAACAACTTGATTAGTTGGCTAAGTTTTTTGAACAAAACCTATTCCCTGAAATATCATGCTCATCATGCATCTGCTCAATCGTAATGCTACTGAATTTACCTTTCTAGTCTGGACACCTAAACCCCTTGCTTTCCCTTTCTTCTCAACAAACTTAGCAAACTGAGAATACATAATAGAAACAAAAATATCAGGTACAGTTCAAATGAAAATAGCACTATACAAGAAcaaaagtgcatgatgagatcaagcattcaagaacagaaaagaaaaataggCAAGGACCAATGCCACCAGTATCACTCAATCATTTACAGTATAATAATCATGCAGTATATATAGGAACAATAAACTAGCATGGACcctaaactactactactacaggaGTAATACAAAACTAAAATAGCCACAACACGATATATCAGATATTAACAGACAAAGGTTTCAAAACATACTCCACAAACGGCTTTTTGAACATGCTTCAAAGTTTTCAGCATTTCACTAGTATCAATATTATCATCTTCAGGATTTGGATCCTAAAAAAGGCAACAAGATATATCAAATATCAAATTATTATAATACACAGGTGCACACACACAAAATAAAGTCAAAATAAACTTAGTACCTCGCCATCATTGAAAGGATTAGAGGTTTCCTCTTCTGAGTTGTTAGGAAGATCATCCTCACTCTCACCATTTGTAGACTCACAAAATAAACTTAGTACCTCGCCATCATTGAAAGGATTAGAGGTTTCCTCTTCTGAGTTGTTAGGAAGATCATCCTCACTCTCACCATTTGTAGACTCATCATCATCCATGGCTACATAACAAAAAATGGTTAATgatctcattgctagctgcagtaAAAAACCAATCGAATTGAAATTTAGCAAAGCTCTCTACAGATGAGGGGTCAGGGCCTAGCATGTCAAGTGCATAAGAAGCTAAAATTACTAGTACAAGAACTTCTATATAAAGAAGGAAATTACTAGAACAGGAGCATGATTTTGACCAGAACACCTAGATGCTTGACATGCTGCTTGTGGACAGTATTGCTCACCCtataaaattttcatatattGTGCAAAGGAAATTCAGTCTTGAAATGCAGAATGCATAGCACTCTCATGGTTTCTTATTAATATGCAGATAGTACAATAGTATAGTACAACACATAATTCAGTTATCAAAATTACATAACAAAGGCACACAAAATCAGTTTTAGGACCACTGACATTCTACATGATTAGATCTAACAAAGAAACAAATCAATGTCAACCAAACAAACCAATGGTCAAAATCCCTGATTGATCTATCAACTCCTAAAATAAAGTCGTTGAGTCGATTAGTACAATCTGATTCCAATCTGGTAGGAAAAGGGGCAAATGGGCGATTGAGTTGCAACAACCTTGCCTAATGCCCATACTCCACAAAGAATCAAACAAATTGTGTCTTAATAACACATAGCCATGTAATCCTTCCACGATCAGGTGCCACATGTGTATCACCTATGTCAAGAGGGTGCACAACAACTGACTGAAATACCAGGAGCCCATAAAACTCCAAAACATGCAGTAAGTTGTGGGAGCTTAAACAAATTTCTAAAATAAACCATGCATGTGAGCTCAAACTTATAAAAAGAGATCCCAATATATGCAGTACTTGCCAAAGTCAGGAGACGGTAAAAACTGGATGAGCTCCATGCAATTACTAAAAAATGTTATTGTAACAAATCAATATTGCTCCATCCAATTGTGCAACCTCAAACACCATGTGGTCCATTGCAATTTTGTCAGCTATGTTATCTTAGAAGAGGCCTACTGCATGCAAGAACCAATCACATGAAGAACACAGACACATGCAGACACAAACACAAAAGCTTCTTAAAGAAATAGAATATGACCACAAAAGTAATAAGAGCTGACGGTGGATACGTCCAACAGGGAACTGAAAAGCACAACAGTGAAAATTAGCAATCACATATCAAAGCTAAACTCTGCATAGCCACAGAATAACAACAAAAACAGAGCTTGTGCATTTGCACCACTTAATGAAAAAACCACACCAATATCAAAGCTGTGACAGTAGACCATAAACTCAAAGAATGTACTAGTGACTACAAATAATAAGCATCAAGGCTAGACAAGCGATAAGAGCAGCAACATGTAGCGACAAATATGTTCCACCGCGAGTGAAAATGATGCATCAACACAAGACCTAACCAAAACAAAGTACTACAACAGATTGCACAGGGTAGTTTAGCACTATTGATGGATCAGGTCCACGAGATTTCCCTTTACATCTTGTCACCCACCAAATACCCATTTCCAAGCAAGGGAAAGGAATGTTGAAGTACCATTTCCTCATCAGGAGCTCTGACCACATAATCAATCAATCATCACGAAATCTAGACTGCCCAAACGCATGTCAATAGCTCACCGCCTCAGAATCAACACAAATTTTAAAACCCTGACATAGGCTGAAATCATAACCTACTAGAACCTACAATTGCTCAAAAGAACAGACAGTCATCTCAAGAGAACAGACACAGCCATGTGCACGGTAGCCCACATAACATAGCAAGACAGACCAAGCTCTGCTTTAGATCTACAAGCTTGGCAGAACAATAGAAGCCCTAAATTTTCAAAAAACTGACATAAGGCAATGGCCATCCATTGTTCAATTGGATACATGGTACAATGACAGCTAATCCAACAAACCCTAATCCACACCAACGGTGCGATGAACCCTCTGATCCACACACCACCAAACCCTAACATGAGCCCATCCAATCGAAATCACCAGATCCACACCACCAAATCGCAACCAAAATGGGTCAAAATAGAGGGAAGAGGGAGTCGTACTACCTGCTGACCTCCGCCGCGACGCACCCTCCGAATCAAAAAGTGAGGAAGAAGACCGAGCAGACCTACGCTGTCGTCGTCACCGTCGCCTTCGGCGTCGCCAAGGAGGagggagagaaagggagaggaagCGAAATGGACAGGAGTGGAGCGGAGACTTCTCGGTAGGCGCGACGATCCAAAATTGAACAGTAAagtgggtcccacatgtcagcgacggaGCGGGTGGAAAACAGACCGCACAAGCGCGCGCCGTCGATGCCCCATCCGACGGAGGACAAATCGCGTGTTTTCTCCAACAGAAACACGCGAGTGTCCTTTAGCAATACCGAACACAAATGGTTGTGTGCATGCCGGAATAATAAAACCATTTCTTCAGCTATGGGTCCGAATCTTTTGTCCAAACACAAAGGTAAAGCCCACGAGAGCCCAACCCACGTATAGCAGCCCATGTCCCGCCGAGAGATCCCGAAACATCCCATTGAGCCATACAGGCATACAGGGTCGAACAAGACAGGATGGCGGCAGCTTGCGCACGGGCGCTCCGCCCGCTGCTCTCAAGGTGCTCGACGGAATGCCGCCGCGGCGCTTCCCCTTGCCCCTCCTCCTCGACCGCCGCCGCCTCGTTCTCCAGCCTCAGCCGTGCGGTCACATCTCCCTCCACACCCGCCTCTCGCTCCCGGCGCCTCCTACCCGCGCAGCGCGCGGCGGCTGCGGCGCGCGTGCTGGCGCAGACGCGCTCCCTGGCGAGCGAGGACGCGCGGGGCGGCGTCGGCGGGCGCGAGGCAACGACGGACGACGAGGAGGGGGCGCAGGAGTGGGCGGTGGAGTGGGAGGACAGCGAGGACGACGGCTACGAGCCCGAGGTAGCTCCGTTCGGTTCGGCGACACTGGCCTGGTCCCCCTTGCTGCTTGCGAAGTGGGGCTCTGACCATCAGCGCTTTTCTCCAGATCGGCGACGGCGGGGACGGCGGCGGGGTCGCGCTACGGGGCGTCGAGTGGGGCGAGCGTGCCCTCGTGGCGGCCGAGGAGGTTCTTGCGGACCATTTTGGGGATGACGTCGCCTTGTTCGCCTTCAAGGTGTCGCCGAAGGGATACGTCTACGTGCGCCTCGACAAGCTGACCAACGTGTGAGTAAcgtttttgtttctttcttttctGGTTGTTGTGCAGGCATTTTTCGGTCTCGTTTGTTCATTATGGTGTTGTGCTTGCCCTTGGATGATTCAGAAATTGTGTGAATGGGTTCAGTGTGAACCAATGTACTAGTTGGCTAAAACAGAAGTCATGTCCTTAGTGACAACTCACTGCTACTTATCTGTGCCCAAATTTGATGCCTTAAAAACACTCTGGCGCTGACATATTTGATGATATTTTGGCTTGTTATGGTGATATCATGATTGTATCCAATTATCCATTGTTTAGTATACTAGTATTCTCGGCATATTTCGGTCTGTTTATTATTATTGGTTGGTGGTGTGCTTGTATCTTCTATTTATTTATGACTTCATGTGCCATGCATTCTGCATTATTGATCTTAAACGATGCAGAACTGCAGAAATCACCAAAATGTCTGTATCATTTAACCTGGTCAAGGTAACATGGTTCTATTGAAATGCCAATCTTATTCTTTGCCTTTTTTTACGGGTATTGACAGGTATGGGTGCCCTGATATTGAGGAAATAGAGAATTTCAATAGGCTCTACAAGCAGAAGTTGGATGAGATTATTGAAAGAGGTGAAATATCCCTGGACCTGGCACTTGAGGCAAGCTACCTAACCAAACTGTAAACCAATGGATGCATCTGCAGCTCAGACCTACTTACAGAAAAGTTTTGGTCATTGCAGGCATCATCACCAGGGGCAGAGAGGCTTCTGAAGGTGCCCGAGGATTTGGACCGCTTCAAGGACATGGCTATGAGGGTGCAATACCTTGCTGAAGGCGATAATGACCTTATGTCGAAGCAGAACCTGCTGAAGGATGGCATCTTCTTGCGCGAGTCCGTTGATATTCAGGCTGAGCACTGTGTCTGGAAGCTGGCAGATGTCAAGGAAAACCGAGCAGAAGCTGGGAAAGGAAGGCCGCTGAACAGGAAGCAGAAAGACTGGAGGCTCCAGACTTCCTTCACAGCAGTGAAGAAGGTGACCTTGTACTTGGACTCAAACTAGTAAACCCGTGCCAGAAAGACTATGACTTATGAAAACTATACTAACCCTAGTCAGACTCATGTTTAGATCTTTTTGGTCTAAGACTAAGTTGCCCACTGGATGTGTCAGAATAGTGTGGTATATTTTTTGTGGAGGCAAGTTACCTTTTAGTCTTGTACGGGATCACAATCTTATCTACTGAGGTTAACGAAGGTTGACCCAGCGTCTGCACTGCTTGTAGCTCCAATATTTTGTGCATACTGTTTCACTTCTCATGCTTGATTATGCCTCAAGAATAAGGTTATGGTTGACATTTTTGGGAAAGGCTTGAAGTCATGTTTTCCGGTGTCTGAATCATACAGATTTATGTAGAATAGGAATGTTGGTTTTCTTTATAAAGCTATGTTGATAGATATCACATAAATTGGATATTCATGAAATTACTTTGCTACACTGAAGCTTTCTTTTGAAAGATTTACACTTAAGATTTCACATTTGTAGTATAGTGTCACTTTTTTGTCCCTTCTTTTCTCCCCGTTTTGTTAAGGTAGTAGAgtgtcacttgacttgaccacaAGGAAACATAAGGAGCTGCAGATGCAACAACTTGTTGAGCTCAACCTCAGCTAAATGAACGTCTGATCATGGTGTTGGCATGTTAGGACCGTTTGTGATGTATGTACAACAAATACAGAACATCAAGTA belongs to Miscanthus floridulus cultivar M001 chromosome 4, ASM1932011v1, whole genome shotgun sequence and includes:
- the LOC136550912 gene encoding uncharacterized protein — its product is MAAACARALRPLLSRCSTECRRGASPCPSSSTAAASFSSLSRAVTSPSTPASRSRRLLPAQRAAAAARVLAQTRSLASEDARGGVGGREATTDDEEGAQEWAVEWEDSEDDGYEPEIGDGGDGGGVALRGVEWGERALVAAEEVLADHFGDDVALFAFKVSPKGYVYVRLDKLTNVYGCPDIEEIENFNRLYKQKLDEIIERGEISLDLALEASSPGAERLLKVPEDLDRFKDMAMRVQYLAEGDNDLMSKQNLLKDGIFLRESVDIQAEHCVWKLADVKENRAEAGKGRPLNRKQKDWRLQTSFTAVKKVTLYLDSN